A genome region from Desulfovibrio sp. includes the following:
- a CDS encoding translation initiation factor 2 → MRKILALILAMGLATGGCAWFGGSSSEEVKPAQPQEQTAAPEPAPAPEAPAKDVKGKGKAKTKAEKPAEVKPAASKKVVKTEAQVAAELTMVGNKLAAQAARTVMPSKASREVRQDSKGFVASYIEVDASNVTTELRPSATGQYVGFIRYQEKVMECRGKTKQEATTTASCEQVKARNLNELIRYDGSTWQY, encoded by the coding sequence ATGCGTAAGATTTTGGCACTTATTCTCGCGATGGGCCTGGCCACCGGCGGTTGCGCCTGGTTTGGCGGTTCTTCTTCCGAAGAAGTTAAACCCGCTCAGCCCCAGGAACAGACTGCCGCCCCTGAACCGGCTCCGGCTCCTGAAGCCCCTGCCAAGGACGTAAAAGGCAAGGGCAAGGCCAAGACCAAGGCCGAAAAACCGGCTGAAGTCAAACCCGCTGCCTCTAAAAAGGTTGTAAAGACCGAGGCTCAGGTCGCCGCCGAGCTTACCATGGTGGGTAACAAGCTTGCCGCCCAGGCCGCACGCACTGTTATGCCTTCCAAGGCATCCAGGGAAGTGCGCCAGGACAGCAAGGGCTTCGTTGCCAGCTACATTGAAGTGGACGCGTCCAACGTGACCACCGAATTGCGGCCCAGCGCCACCGGTCAGTACGTGGGCTTTATCCGTTATCAGGAAAAGGTGATGGAATGCCGCGGAAAAACCAAGCAGGAAGCCACCACTACTGCCTCGTGCGAACAGGTTAAGGCTCGTAACCTTAACGAACTGATCCGTTACGACGGCAGCACCTGGCAGTACTAG
- the rnpA gene encoding ribonuclease P protein component, producing the protein MGIPMHQNGLPQHLRIRRRAEFVACYERGRRLHTEHFLVFVLSGNCPGLAARTGMAVSRKVGNAVVRNRVKRLLREFYRLHRSDLPTEADIVTVAKKHAGEAALDLASVAAELLPLMRRLVRREPGRPALDGLP; encoded by the coding sequence ATGGGTATTCCCATGCATCAGAATGGTCTGCCGCAGCATCTGCGGATACGCCGTAGGGCGGAATTCGTGGCGTGCTATGAGCGGGGCAGGCGTCTGCACACCGAGCATTTTCTTGTATTTGTGCTGTCGGGCAATTGTCCCGGTCTAGCTGCGCGCACTGGCATGGCTGTTTCCCGCAAGGTTGGCAATGCTGTTGTGCGCAATCGCGTCAAAAGGCTTTTGAGGGAGTTTTATCGTTTGCACCGCAGCGATCTGCCCACAGAGGCCGACATCGTTACCGTTGCCAAAAAGCATGCCGGAGAGGCTGCGCTGGATTTGGCCAGCGTGGCCGCCGAGCTTTTGCCGTTGATGCGGCGTTTGGTTCGGCGTGAGCCGGGCCGCCCGGCATTGGATGGGCTGCCATGA
- the cbiD gene encoding cobalt-precorrin-5B (C(1))-methyltransferase CbiD: protein MPGKLREGFTTGSAATGAALAALHLLRHECAPARVRVPLPPFASTPQADNVGQPVPRGWLDLQVANCQPGPAPELAECWNTKDFRHCDPPPQGIIRSAHASIIKDGGDDPDATSGACISATVVESALPFDGAELADPGNIIIKGGPGVGRVTLPGLPVPVGQAAINPVPRQQISLALREQACGHIHGTANAAKTVLTVFVSVPQGTALAQKTFNPRLGIEGGISILGTQGTVRPFSHAAWKATIEQGLAVAAATGCHTVCLTTGRRSERLLMERYPQLPERCFVQVADFAQFSLQAAGAMGFERIVWGCFFGKLVKLAQGHAYTHAKDSTLDMQALAQQADATGAACGSEIARCITAAHALELLLPDAAGPQVLEHVARQAMHTARNFAGQAVGLHLFHTDGRELLAL from the coding sequence ATGCCCGGCAAGCTGCGCGAGGGCTTTACCACAGGCAGTGCTGCCACTGGTGCGGCGCTTGCAGCGCTGCATCTGCTGCGCCATGAATGCGCACCAGCCCGTGTGCGCGTGCCGCTGCCGCCTTTTGCAAGCACACCCCAAGCAGATAACGTCGGGCAACCAGTACCGCGCGGCTGGCTTGACCTGCAGGTTGCAAACTGCCAGCCGGGGCCAGCGCCAGAACTGGCCGAATGCTGGAACACCAAAGATTTTAGGCACTGCGACCCACCGCCGCAGGGCATCATACGCTCTGCACACGCCAGCATTATCAAGGATGGCGGGGATGATCCCGATGCCACGTCGGGCGCGTGCATAAGCGCCACTGTGGTTGAAAGCGCCCTGCCCTTTGACGGCGCGGAGCTTGCAGACCCCGGCAACATCATTATAAAGGGAGGGCCGGGGGTCGGACGCGTCACCCTGCCGGGCCTGCCTGTGCCGGTGGGGCAAGCAGCCATAAACCCGGTGCCGCGCCAGCAGATCAGCCTCGCCCTGCGAGAACAGGCGTGCGGGCATATCCACGGCACCGCAAATGCGGCCAAAACAGTGCTGACCGTTTTTGTCAGCGTGCCGCAAGGCACAGCCCTGGCGCAAAAGACCTTCAATCCCCGGCTGGGCATTGAAGGCGGTATTTCCATACTGGGAACACAAGGCACGGTACGGCCATTCAGCCATGCCGCATGGAAGGCCACCATTGAGCAGGGGCTGGCAGTTGCAGCCGCCACGGGATGCCACACGGTATGCCTGACAACGGGCAGGCGTTCGGAAAGACTGCTTATGGAACGCTATCCGCAACTGCCCGAACGCTGTTTTGTGCAGGTTGCCGACTTTGCGCAATTTTCGCTGCAAGCGGCTGGAGCCATGGGCTTTGAGCGTATTGTGTGGGGCTGTTTTTTTGGCAAGCTGGTCAAGCTCGCCCAGGGCCATGCCTACACCCACGCCAAGGACTCCACCCTCGACATGCAGGCGCTGGCGCAACAGGCCGATGCCACCGGAGCCGCCTGCGGCAGCGAGATTGCCCGGTGCATTACTGCAGCGCATGCGCTTGAATTGCTGCTGCCAGACGCCGCTGGCCCACAGGTGCTTGAGCATGTAGCCCGGCAGGCAATGCATACAGCCCGAAATTTTGCGGGGCAGGCCGTGGGCCTGCACCTTTTTCATACTGATGGCAGGGAATTATTGGCATTATGA
- the thrB gene encoding homoserine kinase: protein MPTKPELTAAPSAPAPCITLIGMAGAGKSTVGYALAQELGWALVDSDHLIEAVYGARLQDITDSLGKFAFLDTEAKVIAAIKAHRTVIATGGSVIYRDSAMNHLATLGPIVFIDVPFRLIEERIARNPERGIAMNPGEKLEDIFNERLALYTHYANLRCPAEGKNPAQCARWIREHLPKDFLRNDGGQG from the coding sequence ATGCCTACCAAGCCGGAACTTACCGCCGCACCTTCTGCGCCAGCCCCCTGCATTACTCTTATCGGCATGGCCGGCGCGGGTAAGTCTACCGTTGGATACGCACTGGCCCAGGAACTTGGCTGGGCACTCGTTGACAGCGACCATCTGATTGAGGCTGTGTACGGCGCACGCCTTCAGGACATTACAGATTCCCTTGGCAAATTCGCTTTTCTGGATACTGAAGCCAAGGTTATTGCCGCCATCAAGGCGCATCGCACGGTCATTGCCACTGGCGGCAGCGTCATTTATCGCGATTCTGCCATGAATCACCTTGCCACCCTGGGCCCCATTGTTTTTATTGATGTGCCCTTTCGCCTTATTGAGGAGCGTATTGCCCGCAATCCGGAACGCGGCATTGCCATGAACCCGGGTGAAAAGCTTGAAGACATTTTTAATGAACGTCTTGCCCTTTACACCCACTACGCCAACCTGCGCTGCCCAGCGGAGGGCAAGAATCCCGCGCAGTGCGCACGCTGGATACGTGAACATCTCCCCAAGGATTTTTTGCGTAATGACGGCGGACAAGGCTAG
- the mnmE gene encoding tRNA uridine-5-carboxymethylaminomethyl(34) synthesis GTPase MnmE — protein METAMQPERNDTIAAIATPPGSGGIGIVRISGPRAKEVLARMFLPMSALVENFTPWHLHRGRVIDWNGEALDDALAVFMPGPRTFTGEDVAEIHSHGGAYLVQAVLESAIRYGARQAERGEFSRRAFVNGRMDLSQAEAVAELIAAPSREALRYGFNRLDGLLGQRTLELRDELEILRAQMCLAVDFPDEEVEGMEPAALCEVLDSVMLAVRRLLAGSRRAQIAQQGAQVVLAGAVNAGKSSLLNALLGRERALVTDIPGTTRDFLEETCLLDGLPVRLTDTAGLRDAEETVEQLGVTRSREKLSHADLVVLVLDGARLGDEGAAADACPDPAACEVLEAVGDTPLLVVWNKCDICMPKVFPPRWIGSRTCCAVSALSDTYVEELAATLRAVLLGGSAEAAPEDGLAPNARQSLVLENALRELEGLRADVVAGQPYDCCAVRLDLAASYLGEVTGLSSPAEVLNSIFAQFCIGK, from the coding sequence ATGGAAACAGCAATGCAGCCAGAGCGCAACGACACCATCGCTGCCATCGCAACGCCGCCGGGTTCTGGGGGCATTGGCATTGTACGTATTTCCGGGCCGCGCGCCAAAGAGGTACTGGCCCGCATGTTCCTGCCCATGTCGGCTCTGGTGGAAAATTTTACGCCCTGGCATCTGCACCGGGGGCGGGTTATCGACTGGAACGGCGAGGCTCTTGATGATGCGCTGGCCGTGTTCATGCCCGGGCCGCGCACCTTTACCGGTGAGGATGTGGCTGAAATTCACAGTCATGGCGGCGCGTATCTGGTCCAGGCTGTGCTTGAGAGCGCCATTCGCTACGGGGCGCGTCAGGCAGAACGTGGTGAATTCTCGCGTCGTGCCTTTGTGAATGGCCGCATGGATCTCAGCCAGGCCGAAGCCGTGGCCGAGCTCATTGCCGCTCCCTCCCGCGAGGCTCTGCGCTATGGTTTCAACCGGCTGGACGGGCTGCTTGGACAGCGAACCCTTGAGCTGCGGGACGAGCTTGAAATACTGCGTGCGCAGATGTGCCTTGCCGTGGACTTTCCCGATGAGGAAGTGGAAGGCATGGAGCCCGCGGCGCTGTGCGAGGTGCTGGACAGCGTCATGCTGGCCGTGCGCCGCCTGCTGGCGGGCAGCCGTCGCGCGCAGATTGCGCAGCAGGGCGCGCAAGTGGTGCTGGCCGGGGCCGTCAATGCGGGCAAATCAAGTCTGCTCAACGCCCTGCTGGGGCGCGAACGTGCGCTTGTGACCGACATTCCCGGTACGACCAGAGATTTTCTGGAAGAAACCTGCCTGCTCGACGGACTGCCCGTGCGCCTTACCGATACTGCGGGACTGCGCGATGCGGAGGAAACCGTCGAGCAGTTGGGCGTAACCCGCAGCCGCGAAAAACTTTCTCACGCCGATCTTGTGGTTCTGGTGCTTGATGGAGCCAGGCTGGGCGATGAGGGCGCGGCCGCTGATGCGTGTCCCGACCCCGCCGCCTGCGAGGTTCTGGAAGCGGTTGGCGATACCCCTCTGCTTGTGGTATGGAACAAATGCGACATTTGCATGCCAAAAGTTTTTCCTCCACGGTGGATTGGCTCCAGAACATGTTGCGCTGTAAGCGCACTTTCCGATACATATGTCGAGGAGCTTGCCGCGACATTGCGTGCAGTGTTGCTTGGGGGCAGCGCTGAAGCCGCGCCGGAAGACGGCCTTGCGCCCAACGCGCGCCAGTCGCTGGTGCTCGAGAACGCCTTGAGAGAGCTTGAAGGGCTGCGTGCGGATGTGGTCGCTGGGCAGCCTTATGATTGTTGTGCGGTCAGGCTTGATTTGGCCGCCTCGTATCTGGGGGAAGTTACCGGGCTTTCAAGCCCGGCTGAAGTGCTGAACAGCATATTTGCCCAATTCTGCATTGGTAAGTAA
- the yidC gene encoding membrane protein insertase YidC: MQDGKNLIIAILLCLVVIVGWSYLSEYMGWVRKPDPAVVAQQQQAQQAAQQQQAQQQAAAVAQQALPVFTPAPGRDLKVDSPLYEAVFHTGGGALRSFKLKQYQTGLASDSPLVNLVDPQTATVAPLGLVVNSQPSWSTGQWSVESNENGLNIAAGQQGVLRFNGEVDNLRVVREMTFSSDTYLIREKIRVVNTTDQARSVRVSYTVAADASNAAGGRYDAMRLAWDNDGSLGEESSASTLETTGVQVAGKVYWAGTMSTYFLAAVLPGDTSNVIVKGRMQQNVFRAAIEEPEVMLGPGQERELTVSYWLGPKERAKLAAVSDQLAKSIDLGMFHVIAKGLLWLLEFFQKYVNNWGVAIILLTVFIKALFWPLTAKSYASMEKMKKLQPHMTAIREKYKDDKELMNKEVMALYKTYGVNPASGCVPILIQMPVFFGLYQALLTSIELRHAPFITYVPGTDILWLADLSAKDPFYITPVIMGLTMFIQQKMSPPASDPTQQKIMMFLPLIFTAMFLSFPSGLVVYWLVNNILSIAQQRMMAKKFSTVAAK, encoded by the coding sequence ATGCAAGACGGAAAAAATCTGATCATCGCCATCCTTTTGTGCCTCGTCGTTATTGTGGGCTGGAGTTACCTGTCCGAATACATGGGCTGGGTTCGCAAGCCTGATCCGGCCGTTGTTGCGCAGCAACAGCAGGCGCAGCAGGCCGCCCAACAGCAGCAGGCGCAGCAGCAGGCCGCTGCCGTAGCCCAGCAGGCTCTGCCTGTGTTTACCCCCGCCCCCGGACGCGACCTCAAGGTCGATTCTCCCCTTTACGAAGCCGTTTTTCATACCGGCGGCGGAGCTCTGCGCTCTTTCAAGCTCAAGCAGTACCAGACCGGTCTCGCCTCTGATTCTCCTCTGGTCAATCTTGTGGATCCCCAGACCGCCACTGTTGCCCCGCTTGGCCTTGTGGTTAACAGCCAGCCTTCGTGGAGCACCGGCCAGTGGTCTGTTGAAAGCAACGAAAACGGCCTGAATATTGCTGCCGGCCAGCAGGGTGTGCTGCGTTTTAACGGTGAAGTGGACAACCTGCGTGTTGTGCGCGAAATGACTTTCAGCTCTGATACCTATCTGATCCGCGAAAAAATCCGCGTGGTTAATACCACCGATCAGGCCCGCAGCGTGCGCGTGAGCTACACCGTTGCCGCCGACGCCAGCAACGCGGCAGGCGGTCGCTATGACGCTATGCGCCTTGCCTGGGATAACGACGGAAGCCTTGGCGAAGAATCTTCGGCAAGCACTCTTGAAACCACGGGCGTACAGGTTGCTGGCAAGGTTTACTGGGCCGGTACCATGAGCACCTATTTTCTGGCGGCGGTGCTGCCGGGCGATACCAGCAATGTGATCGTCAAGGGCCGCATGCAGCAGAACGTGTTTCGCGCTGCAATTGAAGAGCCCGAAGTGATGCTTGGCCCCGGGCAGGAACGGGAACTGACCGTTTCTTACTGGCTTGGACCCAAGGAACGCGCCAAGCTTGCCGCTGTTTCCGACCAGCTGGCCAAAAGTATCGACCTTGGCATGTTCCACGTTATCGCCAAGGGTCTGCTGTGGCTGCTCGAATTTTTCCAGAAGTACGTCAACAACTGGGGCGTTGCCATCATTCTGCTGACGGTCTTCATCAAGGCCCTGTTCTGGCCGCTTACGGCCAAGAGCTACGCCTCCATGGAAAAGATGAAGAAGCTTCAGCCCCACATGACGGCCATCCGCGAAAAGTACAAGGACGACAAGGAGCTCATGAACAAGGAAGTCATGGCGCTCTACAAGACCTATGGGGTAAACCCGGCCAGCGGCTGCGTGCCCATTCTTATCCAGATGCCCGTGTTCTTTGGTCTGTATCAGGCGCTGCTCACCTCTATCGAACTGCGTCACGCTCCTTTCATCACTTACGTGCCCGGCACGGATATCCTGTGGCTGGCTGACCTTTCGGCCAAGGATCCTTTCTACATCACGCCCGTTATCATGGGCCTGACCATGTTTATCCAGCAGAAGATGAGCCCCCCGGCCTCTGACCCCACACAGCAGAAGATCATGATGTTCCTGCCCCTGATCTTTACCGCCATGTTCCTGAGCTTCCCCTCTGGTCTGGTGGTGTACTGGCTGGTCAACAACATCCTTTCCATTGCGCAGCAGAGGATGATGGCGAAGAAGTTCTCTACAGTCGCAGCGAAGTAG
- a CDS encoding OmpA family protein, translating to MKSFRLLALAAALVLSFAVAAAAAPACNKKIESFDFVVDYSGSMMMKNDKLKQDKIIVAKNVLTRVNAAIPALSYNGGLHTLSPNGAIVAQGPWDRAAMAAGLKKLSSNFDIFGRMTSMGNGLQAYEPFISSMKRDAALILVTDGDNNRGNDLVQVVSQMYASQRNLVVHVISLADTPNGEANIKKIAALNSNAVVVRAEELATSDAAVERFVLSVFCKDEDVIVLRGVHFAFNSFALDGKAMGILNEAATLIKNNPNKRVVLSGWTDYVGSDSYNMKLSQERASAVKNYLAKQGIPASRMTAIGRGKSFKYDNKTDEGRAMNRRTEVSFE from the coding sequence ATGAAATCGTTTCGTCTTCTTGCTCTTGCGGCCGCTCTTGTTCTGAGCTTCGCCGTGGCCGCTGCGGCCGCTCCGGCGTGCAACAAGAAAATTGAAAGCTTCGACTTCGTCGTGGACTACTCTGGTTCCATGATGATGAAGAACGACAAGCTCAAGCAGGACAAGATCATTGTGGCCAAAAACGTGCTGACGCGCGTTAACGCCGCTATTCCCGCTCTGAGCTACAACGGTGGCTTGCACACCCTTTCGCCCAACGGCGCCATCGTCGCCCAGGGCCCCTGGGATCGCGCCGCCATGGCCGCCGGCCTTAAGAAGCTGAGCAGCAACTTTGATATTTTTGGTCGTATGACCAGCATGGGTAACGGCCTTCAGGCTTACGAACCCTTCATCTCCAGCATGAAGCGCGACGCCGCCCTGATCCTCGTGACCGACGGTGACAACAACCGCGGTAACGACCTCGTGCAGGTTGTGAGCCAGATGTACGCCAGCCAGCGTAACCTGGTTGTGCATGTGATCTCCCTGGCCGACACCCCCAACGGTGAAGCCAACATCAAGAAGATCGCCGCCCTGAACTCCAACGCCGTTGTGGTGCGCGCTGAAGAGCTCGCCACCAGCGACGCCGCTGTTGAACGTTTCGTGCTTTCCGTGTTCTGCAAGGATGAAGACGTCATCGTGCTGCGCGGCGTGCATTTTGCCTTCAACTCCTTCGCCCTTGACGGCAAGGCCATGGGCATCCTGAACGAAGCCGCCACCCTGATCAAGAACAACCCCAACAAGCGCGTTGTTCTCTCTGGCTGGACCGACTACGTGGGTTCCGACTCTTACAACATGAAGCTTTCGCAGGAACGCGCCAGCGCGGTTAAGAACTACCTTGCGAAGCAGGGCATTCCTGCCAGCCGCATGACCGCCATCGGTCGTGGCAAGTCCTTCAAGTATGACAACAAGACCGACGAAGGTCGCGCCATGAACCGGCGCACCGAAGTGTCCTTCGAGTAA
- the yidD gene encoding membrane protein insertion efficiency factor YidD, which yields MSHLLRKLCILPIRVYQLCISPVLPPACRYYPTCSAYAAEAIMTHGIFRGGWLALKRLARCHPWGGSGYDPVPPPRRPRDVPPLSQE from the coding sequence ATGAGTCATTTGCTGCGTAAGCTATGCATCTTACCTATACGCGTTTACCAGCTTTGCATCTCGCCAGTGCTTCCCCCCGCCTGTCGGTATTATCCCACCTGTTCCGCCTATGCCGCAGAGGCCATCATGACCCACGGCATCTTTCGGGGCGGCTGGCTTGCGCTTAAGCGCCTTGCCCGCTGTCACCCCTGGGGCGGCTCAGGTTACGACCCTGTTCCACCACCAAGGCGTCCTCGTGACGTCCCGCCACTGTCCCAGGAGTGA
- a CDS encoding protein jag, protein MEGFKEFQGKDLDGAIEEACGYFNTAREKLEIEIVQDAKSGIFGIVGARKAKVRARRVQLRETVESILGRKGGDGAAVQTASQTSAQASGQAAGDNAPAEGEQRKNGGRQAPVTAVSAPAAEAAAEPAQKAAEAPAEKGRDENRDRSRQDSRGADQRGQDQRSNEGRPPRGQQDDRRNRGRNRNKPPSLDSYESEEALDAACNGNVLEKPADKPFDRRNDRNGKQDRNGNKPSGRNGRNDRRERAGRNAEGDEAVESGNVTEAAQREPRGRRNDSRAEGRNNGNGRGDARAAHREGTRPERAPKTDAALDGLEDDFEAAGEGLPVTPLEQLDAAKLEALVDDTVRKLIRPITGDEVGIAVKIGGGRVYVGIECDEDSGLLIGREGQTLAALQYMISRIVSRGMNAAVRVQLDAGEYRRRQDEKLREMALALAEKVRQSGRSYSTRPLSSYHRRIVHVCLQEAVDVQTRSTGDGPMKRVVIMRKKGERA, encoded by the coding sequence ATGGAAGGGTTTAAGGAGTTCCAGGGCAAGGATCTTGATGGCGCCATAGAGGAAGCCTGCGGCTACTTCAATACGGCGCGGGAAAAGCTTGAGATCGAAATTGTGCAGGATGCCAAATCCGGCATATTCGGCATCGTGGGGGCGCGCAAGGCCAAGGTGCGCGCCCGCCGCGTGCAGCTGCGTGAAACTGTAGAGAGCATACTGGGCAGAAAGGGCGGCGATGGAGCTGCTGTCCAGACGGCTAGCCAAACTTCTGCTCAGGCCTCTGGTCAGGCTGCGGGTGACAATGCCCCGGCCGAAGGCGAACAGCGCAAAAACGGCGGCAGACAAGCCCCCGTGACAGCGGTGTCCGCTCCTGCCGCAGAAGCCGCCGCAGAGCCTGCTCAGAAGGCAGCCGAAGCTCCTGCAGAAAAGGGTCGAGACGAAAATCGTGACCGTTCGCGGCAGGATTCTCGTGGGGCAGACCAGCGTGGGCAGGACCAGCGCTCGAATGAAGGCCGTCCGCCGCGCGGGCAGCAGGACGACCGCCGTAACCGTGGCCGCAACCGTAACAAGCCCCCGTCGCTTGATTCCTATGAAAGCGAAGAGGCTCTGGATGCTGCCTGTAATGGCAATGTGCTGGAAAAACCTGCCGATAAGCCCTTTGATCGTCGCAATGACCGCAACGGCAAGCAGGACAGGAACGGCAACAAGCCTTCTGGCCGGAATGGCAGAAACGACCGCCGTGAACGCGCAGGCAGAAATGCCGAGGGCGATGAGGCTGTGGAATCTGGCAATGTGACTGAAGCCGCGCAGCGCGAACCGCGTGGCCGCCGCAACGATTCCCGTGCTGAAGGCAGAAACAACGGAAACGGCAGGGGTGATGCCCGTGCCGCCCACCGCGAAGGAACCCGCCCGGAGCGTGCCCCCAAGACTGACGCAGCACTTGATGGTCTTGAAGATGATTTTGAAGCCGCAGGCGAGGGCCTGCCGGTCACGCCGCTTGAGCAGCTTGATGCCGCCAAGCTTGAAGCCCTGGTCGACGACACCGTGCGCAAGCTCATTCGGCCCATCACGGGCGACGAAGTGGGCATCGCCGTCAAGATCGGTGGTGGCAGGGTGTATGTGGGCATTGAGTGCGATGAGGATTCCGGCCTGCTGATCGGGCGCGAGGGGCAAACCCTCGCGGCATTGCAGTACATGATTTCGCGCATTGTTTCGCGCGGCATGAACGCTGCCGTGCGCGTTCAGCTTGATGCGGGTGAATACCGGCGCCGTCAGGACGAAAAGTTGCGTGAAATGGCGCTGGCCCTGGCAGAGAAAGTTCGCCAGAGCGGGCGTTCGTACTCGACCCGGCCGCTTTCGTCCTACCACAGGCGCATTGTGCATGTGTGCCTGCAGGAAGCGGTTGATGTGCAAACCCGCAGCACGGGCGACGGCCCCATGAAGCGCGTGGTCATCATGCGCAAGAAGGGAGAACGCGCCTAG
- the rpmH gene encoding 50S ribosomal protein L34, translating into MKRTYQPSKIRRARTHGFRTRMATPSGRAIIRRRRAKGRKVLSA; encoded by the coding sequence ATGAAAAGAACATATCAGCCGAGCAAAATCAGAAGGGCCCGCACCCACGGGTTCCGCACCCGCATGGCCACCCCCAGCGGGCGCGCCATCATTCGTCGCCGCCGCGCCAAGGGCCGTAAGGTTCTGAGCGCCTAG